In Cryptomeria japonica chromosome 10, Sugi_1.0, whole genome shotgun sequence, a genomic segment contains:
- the LOC131859307 gene encoding uncharacterized protein LOC131859307 codes for MAEFALMIAEEYSRQRDLQKPKFEKDNASSQSESQMAALMRRFKDGVSEYIEASTVKVAWEQPADTTAERFGTYKEKSLQIHSELQRPVIAKKIRKEVEAFTEHARFTKEQIATASEKHATEQGEVSNVPTDTPTTTPTGKTRATKAKAAKKKMEEDKLAESQRDVFDVDVQMFKQHEQQEEQVEKKTEGKSSNEPPMNMQPNDTKTPSVSANVNIDDNQKENTDENTDEEVPMNEQNVETKPPPIKDTTEEDKTEKEKTEKEKA; via the exons ATGGCGGAATTTGCTCTGATGATCGCTGAAGAATATTCCAGGCAGCGCGACTTGCAgaagccaaaatttgaaaaagataatgcCAGCTCTCAGTCTGAATCGCAAATGGCAGCGCTAATGAGGCGGTTTAAAGACGGAGTTTCAGAATATATTGAAGCCTCAACTGTTAAAGTCGCTTGGG AGCAACCGGCGGATACCACTGCAGAGAGATTTGGGACTTACAAAGAAAAATCACTACAAATCCACTCTGAGTTGCAGAGACCAGTGATTGCAAAGAAGATAAGGAAGGAGGTAGAAGCATTCACTGAGCATGCAAGATTTACAAAAGAACAGATAGCAACGGCAAGCGAAAAGCATGCAACAGAGCAAGGTGAAGTATCAAATGTACCTACCGATACCCCTACCACTACTCCTACTGGTAAGACTAGAGCTACAAAAGCCAAGGCAGCAaaaaagaagatggaagaagacaaaCTGGCTGAATCACAAAGAG atgtatttgatgttgatgttcaaatgtttAAACAACATGAGCAACAAGAGGAACAAGTGGAGAAGAAAACTGAAGGAAAGAGCTCTAATGAGCCACCGATGAACATGCAACCTAATGATACAAAAACTCCATCAGTAAGtgcaaatgtaaatattgatgacaATCAAAAGGAAAACACTGATGAAAATACTGATGAGGAAGTACCGatgaatgaacaaaatgtggaAAC